A window from Cryobacterium sp. SO1 encodes these proteins:
- the proB gene encoding glutamate 5-kinase, which yields MSSHERARISSARRVVVKVGSSSITGANADQIGPLIETLAKLHDRGAEVVLVSSGAVPSGMRHLGLEDRPADLATQQAAASVGQNVLAATYQKTLDQHGISAGQVLLTEGDLLNEPHRSNTRRAVNRLLDLRILPIVNENDTVATYGLRFGDNDRLAAMLSVLIRADLLVLLSDVDALYTKPPHLPGAERIDDIGFDQELVGMEFGGSNGPGVGTGGANTKVTAARLAASAGTAVLVTATGLAGPALLGEHVGTWFEPAPQAPGRALL from the coding sequence ATGAGCTCGCACGAGCGCGCCCGGATCTCCTCGGCACGGCGAGTCGTCGTGAAGGTCGGGTCGTCGTCGATCACCGGTGCCAACGCCGATCAGATCGGCCCGTTGATCGAGACGCTCGCGAAGCTGCATGACCGCGGCGCCGAAGTCGTGCTCGTGTCCTCCGGTGCGGTTCCCAGCGGGATGCGTCACCTCGGCCTCGAGGACCGGCCGGCGGACCTGGCCACCCAACAGGCCGCGGCATCCGTCGGGCAGAATGTGCTCGCCGCGACGTATCAGAAGACTCTGGACCAGCACGGGATCTCCGCCGGACAGGTGCTGCTCACCGAGGGCGATCTCCTCAACGAACCGCACCGCAGCAACACCCGCCGGGCGGTGAACCGACTCCTCGACCTGCGCATCCTGCCGATCGTGAACGAAAACGACACGGTGGCCACCTACGGCCTGAGGTTCGGGGACAACGACCGGCTGGCGGCCATGCTGTCCGTGCTGATCCGCGCCGACCTGCTGGTGCTGCTCAGCGACGTCGATGCGCTGTACACCAAGCCGCCGCACCTGCCGGGTGCCGAGCGGATCGACGACATCGGTTTCGACCAGGAGCTCGTCGGCATGGAATTCGGCGGAAGCAACGGGCCCGGCGTCGGTACCGGCGGCGCGAACACCAAGGTCACGGCGGCCCGCCTGGCGGCGTCCGCCGGAACGGCCGTGCTCGTCACCGCAACCGGATTGGCCGGACCGGCCCTCCTCGGCGAACACGTCGGTACCTGGTTCGAACCTGCACCGCAGGCACCCGGGCGAGCGCTGCTGTGA